In Aurantimicrobium minutum, the DNA window TCCTGGGGCTCTGAAGTTCTATAAGGTGATGTCCTTCATCACTGGTGGCTTCCTGTTGCTGTTGTGTGCAGAGATGATCTTGAAGTACTGCATCGATATCCGCACCAACTCTTTTGTGTGGCCTGGTGGAATGACCAATCCTGAAACCGGAGAGTTTGTCTTCTTTGAACCTGGCTACGAAATTGAAGCCTTTGGGCCCAATGGTTTCCTTGCACTCGTGCCTTCTGACACCGTGGAAGCTATCAACCTGTCTCTGGGTATCTTGATTATCCACGGCTGGCTGTATGTGATCTATCTCTTCGCAGGCTTCCGCATCTGGTCCAAGATGCGCTGGGACTTTGGCAAGCTTTTCTTCATTGCCCTTGGTGGAATCATCCCCGGTCTTTCTTTCTACGTTGAAGCTAAATACGCCAAGCTGGTCGATGCTTTTCTGGAAACACAGAACCCCGCAGCCGCTACCAAAGGAGAGGCCGCGTGAGCCAGCCCCAGCCCGTTCTCGTCGTTGACTTCGGAGCACAATACGCTCAGCTCATTGC includes these proteins:
- a CDS encoding DUF3817 domain-containing protein, producing the protein MPLAPRAADIPRIPGALKFYKVMSFITGGFLLLLCAEMILKYCIDIRTNSFVWPGGMTNPETGEFVFFEPGYEIEAFGPNGFLALVPSDTVEAINLSLGILIIHGWLYVIYLFAGFRIWSKMRWDFGKLFFIALGGIIPGLSFYVEAKYAKLVDAFLETQNPAAATKGEAA